Proteins encoded within one genomic window of Amorphoplanes friuliensis DSM 7358:
- a CDS encoding ABC transporter ATP-binding protein, which yields MTDLAVATQGLTKRFGSQVAVDTVDLAVPRGAVYGFLGPNGSGKTTTIRMLLGLISPTAGGHELLGSPMPDRAADVLPRVGALVEGPGFHPYLSGRDNLRRIDAADRTAEARTADTRIAAALDRVGLGAAAAKRYRTYSLGMKQRLAIAAALLVPRELLILDEPTNGLDPQGTREVRTLVGALAAEGATVLLSTHLLAEVEQVCTHVGVMHRGKLVAQEPLSQLRADAAPRARVLTDQPAEAARVLRTLGLTELAETAAEASGQLGAVAPEKVVAALVHDGVAVRGFTVEAPSLEDVFVSLTGRGFDVSG from the coding sequence GTGACTGACCTCGCGGTCGCCACACAGGGGCTGACCAAGCGGTTCGGCAGCCAGGTCGCGGTGGACACCGTCGACCTGGCTGTCCCGCGGGGAGCCGTCTACGGCTTCCTCGGCCCCAACGGCTCGGGCAAGACCACGACGATCCGCATGCTGCTCGGCCTGATCAGCCCCACCGCGGGCGGTCACGAGCTGCTCGGCTCGCCGATGCCGGACCGGGCCGCCGACGTGCTCCCCCGCGTCGGCGCCCTGGTCGAGGGGCCCGGCTTCCATCCGTACCTGTCGGGGCGGGACAACCTGCGCCGCATCGACGCCGCCGACCGCACCGCCGAGGCCCGGACAGCCGACACCCGCATCGCCGCGGCCCTGGACCGCGTCGGGCTGGGTGCGGCGGCCGCGAAGCGCTACCGGACGTACTCGCTCGGCATGAAGCAGCGGCTGGCCATCGCGGCCGCCCTGCTCGTGCCGCGCGAGCTGCTCATCCTGGACGAGCCGACGAACGGCCTCGACCCGCAGGGCACCCGCGAGGTGCGCACGCTGGTCGGAGCTCTCGCCGCGGAGGGTGCGACCGTCCTGCTCAGCACGCATCTGCTGGCCGAGGTGGAGCAGGTCTGCACGCACGTGGGTGTCATGCACCGGGGCAAGCTCGTCGCCCAGGAGCCGCTGTCGCAGCTGCGCGCCGACGCCGCGCCGCGGGCCCGGGTCCTCACCGACCAGCCGGCCGAGGCGGCCCGGGTGCTCCGCACGCTGGGCCTGACCGAGCTCGCCGAGACCGCGGCCGAGGCCTCCGGGCAGCTCGGCGCGGTCGCCCCCGAGAAGGTCGTCGCCGCGCTGGTGCACGACGGTGTCGCCGTCCGCGGCTTCACGGTCGAGGCGCCCAGCCTGGAGGACGTCTTCGTGTCCCTGACCGGAAGAGGCTTCGATGTCAGTGGCTGA
- a CDS encoding winged helix-turn-helix transcriptional regulator: protein MTTSEEHRSGCPINLSLEVLGDKWSLLIIRDMMFGNRRHFRALLTESEEGIASNILADRLQRLTAQGMITSSPDPRHKQRILLSLTEPAIQLVPVLAHLGAWGRRHLPVTRELAIRAELLERGGPELWDDFMDELRELHLGVPRPAGTESVLTRLTAAYQAELAKA from the coding sequence GTGACGACGTCCGAGGAACACCGTTCCGGCTGCCCGATCAATCTGTCGCTCGAGGTCCTCGGGGACAAATGGTCCCTGCTGATCATCCGGGACATGATGTTCGGCAACCGGCGGCACTTCCGCGCCCTGCTGACCGAGAGCGAGGAGGGCATCGCCTCCAACATCCTCGCCGACCGTCTCCAGCGCCTGACCGCCCAGGGCATGATCACGTCGTCCCCGGACCCGCGCCACAAACAGCGGATCCTGCTCAGCCTGACCGAGCCCGCGATCCAGCTCGTACCGGTGCTCGCCCACCTCGGCGCCTGGGGCCGCCGTCACCTGCCGGTCACCCGCGAGCTCGCGATCCGCGCCGAACTCCTCGAACGCGGCGGCCCCGAGCTGTGGGACGACTTCATGGACGAGCTGCGCGAGCTGCACCTCGGGGTACCGCGGCCGGCGGGCACGGAGTCCGTGCTGACCCGCCTGACCGCGGCCTACCAGGCCGAGCTGGCGAAGGCCTGA
- a CDS encoding ABC transporter permease produces MSVAEVQAAPVRRFSSRFLRSELRLIAVRRRNQVGLAALAAIPIVLAVAMKVAAPDREGRGGGGPDFFAQITGNGFFVALAALGVEIGLFLPIAIAMLAGDAVAGEANQGTLRYLLTVPVGRIRLLAVKYAGIVAGAFLAPLVVAVSGLLIGLILFGGGDVTLLSGTQVGFGEALLRLLGVCLFLGVCLSALGAVGLFLSTLTEQPMGATIALTMLTVASFVLGQIPQLDWLHPYLLTRHWQDFGELLRDPVSFSALTPGLLSALAYIVVFLTAAWARFAGRDVTS; encoded by the coding sequence ATGTCAGTGGCTGAGGTGCAGGCGGCACCCGTACGCCGGTTCTCGTCGCGGTTCCTGCGCTCGGAGCTGCGGCTGATCGCCGTACGCCGGCGCAACCAGGTCGGGCTCGCGGCGCTGGCCGCCATACCGATCGTGCTGGCCGTCGCGATGAAGGTCGCCGCCCCGGACCGGGAGGGACGCGGTGGTGGCGGCCCGGACTTCTTCGCGCAGATCACCGGCAACGGCTTCTTCGTGGCGCTGGCCGCCCTCGGCGTCGAGATCGGCCTCTTCCTGCCGATCGCGATCGCCATGCTGGCCGGCGACGCGGTGGCGGGCGAGGCCAACCAGGGCACCCTGCGTTACCTGCTGACCGTGCCCGTCGGCCGGATCCGGCTGCTCGCCGTCAAGTACGCCGGCATCGTCGCCGGGGCGTTCCTCGCGCCGCTCGTCGTCGCGGTCTCGGGCCTGCTCATCGGCCTGATCCTGTTCGGCGGCGGCGACGTCACGCTGCTCTCGGGCACGCAGGTCGGCTTCGGCGAGGCCCTGCTCCGCCTGCTGGGCGTGTGCCTCTTCCTCGGCGTGTGCCTGTCGGCGCTGGGTGCCGTGGGCCTCTTCCTGTCGACGCTCACCGAGCAGCCGATGGGTGCGACGATCGCGCTCACGATGCTGACCGTGGCCAGCTTCGTGCTGGGTCAGATCCCGCAGCTGGACTGGCTCCACCCGTACCTGCTGACCCGGCACTGGCAGGACTTCGGCGAACTGCTGCGCGACCCGGTCTCCTTCAGCGCGCTGACACCGGGCCTGCTGTCGGCACTGGCCTACATCGTGGTGTTCCTGACGGCGGCGTGGGCGCGCTTCGCGGGCCGCGACGTCACCAGCTGA
- a CDS encoding sensor histidine kinase — protein sequence MSALLFALLVPGPGSARRDRVADGIAVTLALAYGALMLRLGDATRTGALLPWPADALVGTLCALALLRRRQHPVAVAAVLLPVTTVSVMATGAVIVALFTVAVRRRGQVALLLAVAYVAVVPAYFVLHDNPEFPLWVDFVVRTFTAAGALGWGMFVRAYRRLTASLREHAARLEAEQNLRVDQARLTERARIAREMHDVLAHRMSMVSLHAGALEVRTDARPDEIAIAASAIRTSAHEALQELRGVIGVLREGAGGRPEPPQPGLTDVPGLVESARAMGMAVGFRCDTPPGGPSVVLGRTAYRIVQEGLTNARKHAPGERVDVLVSGASGTELRIRITNPCPGPARPAEVPGAGLGLVGMAERVALAGGSLDHAHRDGTFHLEARFPWPS from the coding sequence ATGTCCGCGTTGCTGTTCGCGCTGCTCGTCCCCGGCCCCGGGTCGGCGCGGCGTGACCGGGTGGCGGACGGGATCGCCGTGACCCTGGCCCTGGCCTACGGCGCCCTGATGCTGCGGCTGGGCGACGCGACCAGGACCGGCGCGCTGCTGCCCTGGCCCGCCGACGCCCTCGTCGGCACCCTCTGTGCACTGGCGCTGCTCCGCCGCCGGCAGCACCCGGTGGCCGTCGCGGCGGTCCTGTTGCCGGTCACCACGGTCTCGGTCATGGCCACCGGGGCCGTCATCGTCGCGCTGTTCACCGTGGCGGTCCGGCGGCGGGGGCAGGTCGCGTTGCTGCTCGCCGTGGCCTACGTCGCCGTGGTGCCCGCGTACTTCGTGTTGCACGACAACCCGGAGTTCCCGCTCTGGGTCGACTTCGTGGTCCGGACGTTCACCGCCGCGGGTGCGCTCGGGTGGGGGATGTTCGTGCGGGCGTACAGGCGGCTGACGGCGTCGCTGCGGGAGCACGCCGCGCGCCTCGAGGCGGAGCAGAACCTGCGCGTCGACCAGGCCCGGCTGACCGAACGTGCGCGGATCGCCCGGGAGATGCACGACGTGCTGGCCCACCGGATGTCGATGGTCAGCCTGCACGCCGGCGCCCTCGAGGTCCGGACCGACGCCCGGCCCGACGAGATCGCGATCGCCGCGAGCGCGATCCGGACCAGCGCACACGAGGCGCTCCAGGAGCTGCGCGGTGTGATCGGGGTGCTGCGGGAGGGCGCCGGGGGCCGTCCCGAGCCGCCGCAGCCCGGGCTGACCGACGTGCCCGGGCTGGTGGAGAGCGCGCGGGCGATGGGCATGGCGGTCGGCTTCCGCTGCGACACACCGCCGGGCGGCCCGTCGGTGGTGCTCGGGCGGACGGCGTACCGGATCGTGCAGGAGGGTCTGACCAACGCCCGCAAGCACGCGCCGGGTGAACGGGTGGACGTGCTGGTCAGTGGTGCATCGGGCACCGAGCTGCGGATCCGGATCACCAACCCGTGCCCGGGACCGGCGCGGCCGGCGGAGGTGCCGGGCGCCGGGCTCGGGCTGGTCGGGATGGCCGAACGGGTGGCGCTGGCCGGTGGCAGCCTCGATCACGCGCACCGGGACGGCACGTTCCACCTCGAAGCGCGGTTCCCGTGGCCGAGTTGA
- a CDS encoding Clp protease N-terminal domain-containing protein — translation MTDTSPTIRLDDLIESIKKNHSTALEQLSDAVLTADHLGDVADHLIGHFVDQARRSGASWTEIGRSMGVTKQAAQKRFVAKGEAPDLDASQGFSRFTTLARKVIVTAQEEARTRSNHQISVSHLVLGLVADPSALGARAIVAQGVSLDAVRQTAAATLPAAADSVPAMIPFDAHAKKALELTFREALRMNQNHVGTEHILLALLELEDGTGVLAGLGVDKAAAETTISADA, via the coding sequence ATGACCGACACCTCACCCACGATCCGGCTCGACGACCTCATCGAGTCCATCAAGAAGAACCACTCCACCGCCCTCGAGCAGCTCTCCGACGCCGTCCTCACCGCCGACCACCTCGGTGACGTGGCGGACCACCTCATCGGGCACTTCGTCGACCAGGCGCGCCGCTCCGGGGCCTCCTGGACCGAGATCGGCCGCAGCATGGGCGTCACCAAACAGGCGGCCCAGAAGCGCTTCGTCGCCAAGGGCGAGGCACCGGACCTCGACGCCAGCCAGGGTTTCAGCCGATTCACCACCCTGGCCCGCAAGGTGATCGTGACGGCCCAGGAGGAGGCCCGCACGCGCAGCAACCACCAGATCAGCGTGTCCCACCTGGTGCTCGGACTGGTGGCGGACCCGTCAGCGCTCGGTGCCCGGGCGATCGTCGCCCAGGGTGTGTCGCTCGACGCCGTCCGGCAGACCGCCGCGGCGACACTGCCGGCGGCGGCCGACTCCGTCCCGGCGATGATCCCGTTCGACGCGCACGCCAAGAAGGCCCTGGAGCTGACCTTCCGGGAGGCGCTGCGGATGAACCAGAACCACGTCGGCACCGAGCACATCCTGCTGGCGCTGCTCGAGCTCGAGGACGGCACGGGTGTCCTCGCCGGCCTCGGCGTCGACAAGGCCGCCGCCGAAACGACGATCAGCGCGGACGCCTAG
- the trpB gene encoding tryptophan synthase subunit beta yields MTVTTHEPTTAGRFGEFGGRYVPESLIPACLALEAAFREAWADPAFRSELDHYRTTYAGRPTPVTAARNLSAELGITLLLKREDLTHTGSHKINNVLGQALLASRMGKTRLIAETGAGQHGVATATAAALFGLRATVFMGERDIERQQLNVFRMHMLGAEVVPVTSGSRTLKDATSEAMRHWVSAVEDAHFCLGSVAGPHPYPWMVRELQRVIGDEAREQCPDPDVVVACVGGGSNAAGTFAGYLDTRARLVGVEAAGGAAMSSGSPGVVHGSRSMVLQDSHGQIAEAESIAAGLDYPGVGPEHAHLGTSGRAEYRTVTDAEVVRAVRHLAEREGIICALESAHAVAWVLREAGTPVLPTGSTVLLTLSGRGDKDMSQLMEGLR; encoded by the coding sequence ATGACCGTGACCACGCACGAGCCCACCACCGCCGGACGGTTCGGGGAATTCGGCGGCCGGTACGTCCCGGAGTCGCTGATCCCGGCCTGTCTCGCCCTCGAGGCGGCGTTCCGGGAGGCGTGGGCCGACCCGGCGTTCCGCTCCGAGCTGGACCACTACCGCACCACGTACGCCGGACGCCCCACCCCGGTGACCGCGGCCCGCAACCTCTCCGCCGAGCTCGGTATCACGCTGCTGCTCAAGCGCGAGGATCTCACCCACACGGGCTCCCACAAGATCAATAACGTGCTGGGTCAGGCGCTGCTGGCCAGTCGCATGGGCAAGACCCGCCTGATCGCGGAGACCGGCGCCGGTCAGCACGGCGTGGCCACCGCGACCGCCGCCGCACTGTTCGGCCTGCGCGCCACCGTTTTCATGGGTGAGCGTGACATCGAACGCCAGCAGCTCAACGTCTTCCGCATGCACATGCTCGGCGCCGAGGTGGTCCCGGTGACCAGCGGCAGCCGCACCCTCAAGGACGCCACGAGCGAGGCCATGCGTCACTGGGTCTCGGCCGTCGAGGACGCCCACTTCTGTCTCGGATCGGTGGCCGGTCCTCACCCGTACCCGTGGATGGTCCGGGAACTGCAGCGGGTGATCGGGGACGAGGCGCGCGAGCAGTGCCCCGACCCCGACGTCGTGGTCGCCTGCGTCGGGGGCGGCTCGAACGCCGCCGGCACCTTCGCCGGTTATCTCGACACGCGGGCCCGCCTGGTCGGCGTCGAGGCGGCCGGCGGCGCGGCGATGTCCTCGGGTTCGCCGGGTGTCGTCCACGGGTCGCGCTCGATGGTGCTGCAGGACTCCCACGGTCAGATCGCCGAGGCCGAGTCGATCGCCGCCGGTCTGGACTACCCCGGTGTCGGTCCCGAGCATGCCCACCTCGGCACCTCGGGCCGGGCGGAATACCGGACCGTCACCGACGCCGAGGTGGTCCGCGCGGTCCGCCACCTCGCCGAGCGCGAGGGCATCATCTGCGCCCTCGAGTCCGCCCACGCGGTGGCGTGGGTGCTCCGCGAGGCCGGCACCCCGGTCCTGCCGACCGGCTCGACCGTGCTGCTCACCCTCTCGGGTCGCGGCGACAAGGACATGTCCCAGCTCATGGAAGGCCTGCGATGA
- a CDS encoding response regulator: MAELIPGARPIRLAIVDDDPLVRAGLRILLGGSPDIEVVAEAGDGADAAALADAHWPDVVLMDIRMPKVDGLVATRRLRSRPEPPQVIVLTTFNADEHVLDALRAGASGFLLKDTPPRDIITAVRTVAGGAATLSPTVIRQLIDHVADPAAGPRRDRARARLTALTDREREVAVALGRGWSNAEIATDLTMSLPTVKGHVSRLLAKLDLNNRVQVALLVHDAELL; this comes from the coding sequence GTGGCCGAGTTGATCCCCGGGGCGCGGCCGATCCGGCTGGCCATCGTGGACGACGATCCTCTCGTCCGGGCCGGGTTGCGCATCCTGCTCGGCGGCTCCCCCGACATCGAGGTCGTCGCCGAGGCCGGTGACGGCGCGGACGCCGCCGCCCTGGCCGACGCGCACTGGCCCGACGTCGTGCTCATGGACATCCGCATGCCGAAGGTCGACGGGCTCGTCGCCACCCGGCGCCTGCGCTCCCGGCCGGAGCCACCGCAGGTGATCGTCCTGACCACCTTCAACGCCGACGAACACGTGCTCGACGCACTCCGGGCCGGTGCCAGCGGATTTCTGCTCAAGGACACCCCGCCGCGCGACATCATCACGGCGGTCCGCACGGTGGCCGGGGGTGCGGCGACACTGTCACCGACCGTCATCCGGCAGCTGATCGACCACGTCGCCGACCCCGCCGCCGGGCCCCGCCGCGACCGGGCCCGCGCCCGGCTGACCGCGCTCACCGACCGGGAGCGGGAGGTGGCCGTGGCGCTCGGCCGTGGCTGGTCGAACGCCGAGATCGCCACCGACCTGACGATGAGCCTGCCGACAGTGAAGGGCCACGTGTCGCGGCTGCTGGCCAAGCTCGATCTCAACAACCGTGTCCAGGTCGCCCTGCTCGTTCACGACGCGGAGCTGCTCTGA
- a CDS encoding alpha/beta fold hydrolase, which translates to MLRRTWWVPAVLWGIGAGWWMPRGPLTGTQVVWSVVLSLAVGGLAGWASRSRWSMLIAPTVFWIAVEVLRLRVDGPSVDAPHASAFGFVTLIAGRGLQGLLSSLPMLLGAAYGAAVARSGGRFRRYVTALVSAGVLVATVALALPASTPPIPGPRSVAELTHVDANGHRLGLMIRGVDTAAPVLLFVPGAPGGSERGGVRRHLAALEQRFVVVTLDRRGGGASYPALDPAATVSPESEVGDIIAVTDQLRRRFGAEKIYLLGHSGGSVLSVLAVQRRPDLFRAYIGTGQGVDVRASDQIFYTDILAWARSTGRTDLARQLVAQGPPPYADVYSYEPIMLHENQAYGDETNAFADLDVPESTLLQKAHTINALLDTWSALYPRMQDVDLRRDAPRLEVPVYLVQGGREMRGLAVIFDQWYGQLQAPVKELTVLESSGHRAIFEEPDRFAAVLDRVLAETSGPPGR; encoded by the coding sequence ATGCTGAGGCGAACGTGGTGGGTGCCGGCGGTGCTGTGGGGGATCGGCGCGGGGTGGTGGATGCCGCGCGGTCCGCTGACGGGTACGCAGGTGGTGTGGTCGGTCGTGCTGAGCCTGGCGGTGGGTGGCCTGGCCGGCTGGGCGAGCCGGTCCCGCTGGTCGATGCTGATCGCGCCGACGGTGTTCTGGATCGCCGTGGAGGTGCTGCGGTTGCGCGTGGACGGGCCGTCCGTGGACGCGCCGCACGCCAGTGCCTTCGGGTTCGTCACGCTGATCGCCGGGCGAGGGCTGCAGGGTCTGCTGTCGTCCCTGCCGATGCTGCTCGGCGCTGCCTACGGCGCCGCAGTGGCTCGAAGTGGTGGCCGCTTTCGTCGCTACGTCACTGCCCTGGTGAGCGCCGGTGTGCTGGTGGCGACGGTCGCCCTGGCTCTGCCTGCGTCGACGCCGCCGATCCCGGGTCCGCGCAGCGTCGCCGAGCTGACCCACGTCGACGCGAACGGTCACCGGCTCGGTCTGATGATCCGGGGCGTCGACACCGCCGCGCCCGTCCTGCTCTTCGTACCGGGTGCGCCGGGCGGCTCGGAACGCGGGGGAGTGCGCCGGCACCTCGCCGCGCTGGAGCAGCGGTTCGTCGTCGTCACGCTCGATCGCCGGGGCGGCGGTGCGTCCTATCCCGCGCTGGACCCGGCCGCGACTGTCAGCCCGGAGAGCGAGGTCGGCGACATCATCGCCGTCACGGATCAGCTGCGGCGGCGGTTCGGGGCGGAGAAGATCTACCTGCTCGGGCACTCCGGCGGGTCCGTCCTGAGTGTCCTCGCGGTGCAGCGCCGGCCCGACCTCTTCCGCGCCTACATCGGTACGGGCCAGGGCGTCGACGTGCGCGCGAGCGACCAGATCTTCTACACCGACATCCTCGCGTGGGCCCGCTCGACCGGCCGCACCGACCTCGCCCGGCAACTCGTTGCTCAGGGCCCGCCCCCGTACGCGGACGTCTACTCCTACGAGCCGATCATGCTCCACGAGAACCAGGCCTACGGCGACGAGACGAACGCCTTCGCCGACCTGGACGTCCCCGAGTCGACACTGCTGCAAAAGGCACACACGATCAACGCCCTGCTGGACACCTGGAGTGCGCTCTACCCGCGGATGCAGGACGTCGACCTGCGCCGGGACGCGCCGCGGCTGGAGGTGCCGGTCTACCTCGTGCAGGGCGGGCGCGAGATGCGCGGCCTCGCCGTCATCTTCGACCAGTGGTACGGACAACTCCAGGCCCCCGTCAAGGAACTGACCGTCCTGGAGTCGTCCGGCCACCGCGCGATCTTCGAGGAACCGGACCGCTTCGCCGCCGTCCTCGACCGCGTGCTGGCGGAAACCAGCGGACCACCCGGCAGGTGA
- a CDS encoding DUF695 domain-containing protein, with translation MIFKRRAKGDPATAVTAFWTWWATGRSRVEQAIAGGSWGPVLIDEINALVTAIDPGLAWEFGAGTASQHLLVVTANGDRALRAAAERWRRAGPAPDTAFGYAASRQANPSALDSRLDLDGHRFELGALRFAADVDDDAVQVDVCVWHPAFPDLPDTTRVQIAFLALDWLLGEDGVEIWVREIDTTGEEGPDLTGAELAATVAALMPAGGEPQWTVLSGNRGGRPVLASVCVPLKAARWPAADTHVRLDVPFRSANAGGLPVDGSLAALHAFEDRLFAYADGPVLVAHESADGVRTYHLYADRQAAVDALAPITASWPEGRVRTTVTPDPAWKGVSHLA, from the coding sequence ATGATCTTCAAGAGGCGGGCCAAAGGCGACCCGGCGACGGCAGTGACGGCGTTCTGGACATGGTGGGCGACCGGCCGCTCCCGCGTCGAGCAGGCGATCGCCGGCGGCAGCTGGGGCCCCGTCCTGATCGACGAGATCAACGCCTTGGTGACGGCGATCGACCCCGGTCTGGCGTGGGAGTTCGGCGCCGGGACGGCCTCGCAGCATCTGCTGGTCGTGACCGCCAATGGTGACCGCGCGCTGCGGGCCGCCGCCGAACGCTGGCGTCGCGCCGGGCCAGCCCCCGACACGGCCTTCGGGTACGCCGCCTCACGCCAGGCGAACCCGTCCGCGCTCGACTCCCGGCTGGACCTCGACGGCCACCGTTTCGAGCTCGGCGCGCTGCGGTTCGCCGCCGACGTCGACGACGACGCGGTCCAGGTCGACGTGTGCGTCTGGCACCCGGCTTTCCCGGATCTGCCCGACACGACCCGGGTGCAGATCGCCTTTCTCGCCCTCGACTGGCTGCTCGGTGAGGACGGCGTGGAGATCTGGGTGCGGGAGATCGACACGACGGGCGAGGAGGGCCCGGACCTCACCGGCGCCGAACTCGCCGCCACCGTCGCCGCGCTGATGCCCGCCGGTGGTGAACCACAGTGGACGGTGCTCAGCGGCAACCGTGGTGGGCGTCCGGTGCTGGCCTCCGTGTGCGTGCCGTTGAAGGCGGCGCGCTGGCCGGCGGCCGACACCCACGTCCGGCTCGACGTGCCGTTCCGCAGCGCGAACGCCGGTGGGCTCCCGGTCGACGGCTCCCTGGCGGCGCTGCACGCGTTCGAGGACCGGCTCTTCGCGTACGCGGACGGCCCGGTCCTGGTCGCGCACGAGAGTGCCGACGGCGTCCGGACCTATCACCTCTACGCCGACCGGCAGGCCGCGGTCGACGCGCTGGCGCCGATCACCGCGTCGTGGCCCGAGGGGCGGGTCCGCACGACGGTGACGCCCGACCCGGCCTGGAAGGGCGTCAGCCATCTCGCGTGA
- a CDS encoding Stf0 family sulfotransferase: MIDSYFVCATPRTGSSLLIGLLGSTGVAGHPESYFRDPDQEMWAERWGIPGAGYPEFAQAAKRAGTTGNGVFGAKLMWGTTTELVQKLAPGRAGDDRGVLEETFGDLRFVHLRREDTLAQAVSWLRAEQTQIWYAGDNGDAAHTPVYDEDRITGLLSTIDEHNAAWRAWFAEYALTPYEITYERLTADLAGTTRDVLGFLGLELPPGGAITPRHRRQADRINDEWVTRYRRSTAL, encoded by the coding sequence ATGATCGACTCGTACTTCGTCTGCGCGACGCCGCGTACCGGGAGCTCGTTGCTGATCGGCCTGCTGGGGTCGACCGGTGTCGCCGGGCATCCCGAGTCCTACTTCCGCGACCCCGACCAGGAAATGTGGGCCGAACGCTGGGGGATACCCGGGGCCGGCTACCCGGAGTTCGCCCAGGCGGCGAAGCGGGCGGGCACCACGGGCAACGGCGTCTTCGGCGCGAAACTGATGTGGGGCACCACCACCGAGCTGGTCCAGAAGCTGGCTCCCGGCCGGGCCGGCGACGATCGTGGCGTGCTGGAGGAGACCTTCGGCGACCTGCGCTTCGTCCACCTGCGTCGCGAGGACACCCTGGCCCAGGCCGTCTCCTGGCTGCGGGCCGAGCAGACCCAGATCTGGTACGCCGGTGACAACGGCGACGCCGCGCACACACCGGTCTACGACGAGGACCGGATCACGGGGTTGCTGAGCACGATCGACGAGCACAACGCCGCCTGGCGGGCCTGGTTCGCCGAGTACGCGCTCACGCCGTACGAGATCACCTATGAACGACTGACCGCGGACCTGGCCGGGACCACCCGCGACGTCCTGGGTTTTCTCGGTCTGGAGCTGCCACCGGGCGGTGCGATCACGCCGCGGCACCGCCGCCAGGCGGACCGGATCAACGACGAGTGGGTCACGCGGTACCGCCGGAGCACCGCCTTGTAA
- the trpA gene encoding tryptophan synthase subunit alpha, producing the protein MTLETHLRTAGRPLLVPYVTGGITADWTDYLVACQEAGADAIEVGLPFSDPMLDGVTIQQASDRALARGVTPESILDDLSRTTLRVPIIVMTYANLVLRHGIARLAAAGVSGLIVPDLPLDESAVLEAEAAAAGVDLVLLVAPSTPGDRLREICERSRGFVYAISVMGTTGERETLAASAATLAARVKAVTDRPVLLGFGISTPEQAAEAGRAGDGAVVGAALMRRVLDGATPADLGRAVAELRAALDLGVSPGTPHAEVSGHRG; encoded by the coding sequence ATGACCCTCGAGACCCACCTGCGGACGGCCGGGCGGCCGCTGCTCGTGCCCTACGTGACCGGCGGCATCACCGCGGACTGGACCGACTACCTGGTCGCCTGTCAGGAGGCGGGCGCCGACGCCATCGAGGTCGGGCTGCCGTTCTCCGACCCGATGCTCGACGGGGTCACCATCCAGCAGGCGTCCGACCGTGCCCTCGCCCGGGGCGTCACCCCCGAGTCGATCCTCGACGACCTGAGCCGGACCACGCTGCGGGTGCCGATCATCGTGATGACCTACGCCAACCTGGTACTGCGTCACGGCATCGCCCGGCTGGCCGCGGCAGGCGTGTCCGGTCTGATCGTGCCCGACCTGCCGCTGGACGAGTCCGCGGTCCTCGAGGCCGAGGCGGCCGCCGCCGGCGTCGACCTCGTGCTGCTGGTCGCCCCGTCGACACCCGGCGACCGGCTCCGGGAGATCTGCGAGCGCAGCCGCGGGTTCGTCTACGCGATCAGCGTCATGGGCACGACCGGCGAGCGCGAGACCCTGGCCGCCTCGGCCGCGACCTTGGCGGCCCGGGTCAAGGCCGTCACCGACCGGCCCGTGCTGCTCGGTTTCGGGATCTCCACGCCGGAGCAGGCCGCCGAGGCGGGACGCGCCGGGGACGGTGCCGTCGTCGGCGCGGCGCTCATGCGTAGGGTTCTCGACGGAGCCACGCCCGCCGACCTCGGCCGGGCGGTCGCGGAGCTCCGCGCCGCACTCGACCTGGGGGTGTCTCCTGGAACGCCGCACGCCGAAGTATCAGGTCATCGCGGCTGA